One Kwoniella pini CBS 10737 chromosome 10, complete sequence genomic region harbors:
- a CDS encoding thiazole biosynthesis enzyme, translating to MALKEKDKMGLGILPPLSPPSSDTKSINFTPHADNIIPTNKDVKVDWEGGYTFAPIKEWQVSRAMTKRYGDDLYRTAVSDVVIIGAGSAGLTCAYALAKERPDLKITICEAGVAPGGGAWLGGQLMSAMVVRKPAHEILEEVGVPFEDEGDYVVVKHAALFTSTILSKVLQFPNVKLYNATAVEDLITRADPSSPTGVRVAGVVSNWTLVTLAHGLQSCMDPQTITAPLVCSFAGHDGPFGAFSVKRLVATGMVEKLGNMRALNMNSAEDYIVNSTREVVPGLITGGMELSELDGANRMGATFGGMLGSGYKAAKEAIKFLDAHEIVDGEVVGRKEIA from the exons ATGGCTCttaaagagaaagataaaatggGTCTTGGTATCTTACCTCCCCTttcaccaccttcatcagATACCAAGAGTATCAATTTTACACCTCATGCTGACAACATCATACCTACAAACAAAGATGTAAAGGTAGATTGGGAAGGAGGATATACTTTTGCTCCTATCAAAGAATGGCAAGTTAGTCGAGCTATGACTAAAAGATATGGAGATGATCTGTACAGAACTGCTGTATCTGATGTAGTCATCATTGGAGCCGGAAGTGCTGGACTTACGTGTGCCTATGCATTAGCTAAGGAAAGACCAGACTTGAAAATAACTATTTGTGAAGCTGGTGTAGCACCTGGTGGAGGGGCTTGGTTAGGAGGCCAATTGATGTCTGCTATGGTTGTTAGAAAACCTGCTCATGAGATTTTGGAAGAAGTTGGAGtaccttttgaagatgaaggtgattaT GTTGTCGTCAAGCATGCAGCCCTCTTCACATCTACAATCTTATCTAAAGTTCTCCAATTTCCCAACGTCAAGT TGTACAACGCCACCGCTGTCGAAGATCTTATCACTCGAGCCGATCCTTCCAGTCCAACTGGGGTCAGAGTAGCTGGAGTGGTATCGAACTG GACTTTGGTTACTCTCGCTCATGGTCTTCAAAGCT GCATGGATCCACAAACAATTACTGCTCCCCTTGTTTGCTCATTCGCAGGCCACGA TGGACCATTCGGTGCTTTCTCAGTTAAGAGATTAGTAGCTACTGGTATGGTAGAGAAATTGGGTAATATGAGAGCT CTCAACATGAACTCTGCTGAAGATTACATCGTCAATAGTACTAGAGAAGTCGTCCCTGGTTTGATTACTGGTGGAATGGAACTTTCCG AACTTGATGGAGCCAATCGAATGGGAGCTACTTTCGGTGGCATGTTGGGATCTGGATACAAA GCCGCCAAAGAAGCCATCAAGTTCTTGGATGCCCATGAAATCGTGGATGGTGAAGTTGTTGGTCGGAAAGAGATCGCTTGA